In the Malaclemys terrapin pileata isolate rMalTer1 chromosome 12, rMalTer1.hap1, whole genome shotgun sequence genome, one interval contains:
- the LOC128846653 gene encoding olfactory receptor 10A4-like — MTYSVSDPGENQTISDVFILVGFSYLNELQIVLFLLLLVIYLVTLIGNLLVIFLIKLNPSLHTPMYFFLVNLSFLEICYTSSVVPQLLVHLLVEEKTITIVGCATQMYVFTILGLTECCLLAAMAYDRYIAICNPLHYRTIMSGRVCAQLAGASWTIGISVEVAQTTWIFRLPFCGSNRIHHFFCDIPPVVKMACTDTSKNEIMVFTVSVLFIMSPFLLIILSYICIISSILKLQSAEGRRKAFSTCSSHLMVVTLFYGTALITYLRPKSSSTPDSDLIISLMNTIVAPVLNPIIYTLRNKEVKGAFRKTVEKSMSSHNQRN, encoded by the exons ATGACCTATTCTGTGAGTGACCCTGGAGAGAACCAGACCATCTCTGATGTGTTCATCCTGGTGGGGTTTTCGTACCTTAACGAGCTGCAAATCGTTCTGTTTCTGTTGCTTCTGGTCATCTACCTGGTCACCCTGATAGGGAACCTGCTTGTTATCTTCCTTATAAAGTTAAACCCAtctctccacacccccatgtatttcttcctggtGAACCTGTCATTCTTGGAAATCTGCTACACCAGTAGTGTGGTCCCTCAGCTGCTGGTTCACCTCCTGGTGGAGGAAAAGACCATCACCATTGTGGGCTGCGCTACCCAGATGTACGTCTTCACTATCCTGGGCCTCACAGAATGCTGCCTCCTAGCAGCCATGGCGTATGATCGCTACATAGCCATATGCAACCCCTTGCACTACAGAACCATCATGAGTGGCCGGGTGTGCGCACAGCTCGCAGGTGCTTCATGGACCATTGGCATCTCAGTGGAAGTAGCTCAGACCACGTGGATCTTCCGCTTGCCCTTTTGTGGCTCCAACCGCATCCACCACTTCTTCTGCGACATCCCACCAGTGGTGAAgatg GCATGCACGGACACATCCAAAAATGAGATTATGGTTTTCACTGTGTCGGTGCTGTTCATCATGAGCCCTTTTTTGTTGATAATCCTGTCCTACATCTGCATTATTTCCTCCATCCTTAAACTCCAGTCAGCGGAGGGAAGgcgtaaagccttctccacctgctcctcccacctcatggTGGTGACTTTGTTCTATGGAACAGCTCTTATCACCTACCTCAGGCCAAAATCTAGCTCCACCCCAGATAGTGATCTAATTATTTCCCTCATGAACACAATTGTGGCCCCTGTCTTGAACCCCATAATATACACTCTGAGGAACAAAGAGGTGAAGGGAGCCTTTAGAAAAACAGTAGAGAAGAGCATGTCTTCACACAACCAGAGAAATTAG